TCGTAACGGTCGACGGATTCGTGCTCGGTCAGCATCTTGACGATGGTCGGCACGGTGAACAGGTTGTCGATCCGGTGTTCCTGCACCAGCGCCCACGCTTCCTCGGCGTCGAGTTTTTCGGAGGCGGGCAGCACGCTGGCCGCCGCGCGCGCCACGTTGACCATCGCGTGAATGCCGGCGCCGTGCGACAGCGGCGCCACCACGAGCGACCGCGACGCCGGGCTCAGACCGGGCATCAGATCGGCGATGTGGTTGGTCAGCACGAAGGCCATCTGCCCATGCGTGAGCACGCCGGCCTTCGGGCGGCCGGTGGTGCCGGACGTATAGAAGAACCACAGCGGATCGTCGCGATCCACTTCGCACGCGACGAAGGGCGGCGCGTCGAGCTGACAGGCGAGCGTTTCGTACGCGAGTTCGCCGGCGCGCGGCGCGCCGATCGCGATCACGTGCTGTAGCGCTGGGGACGCGGCCCGCACCGCGTCGACGTGCGCGTCGAAACCGGCTTCGTAGATCATCGCCTTCGCGCCGCTCGATTCGCCGAGATAGGCGGCTTCCGGCGCGGTGATCCGGCAGTTGGTCGGCACCCACACGGCGCCGAGCTTGAACGCGATCCACGCGCTTTCGAACAGCGCCAGGTTGTTGCGCGAGTGCACGAGAATGCGGTCGCCCTTGCCGACGCCGAGCCGGCTCAGGCCGTGCGCGACCGCGTCGACACGGGCGTTGAGTTGATCCCAGCTCGTGCTGTTGCCGGCGTGGATGAAGGCGGGTTGATCGGGGTGGCGCCGGGCTGCGTCGGTCAGCAGATTCCCGAGGTTCATGACGGTGGTCAACATACGCAAAGTGCTTTCGAAAAGGGGAAGGGGAGCGGCGCGCATCGGCGGCGTGCGTTCGATGGCGCGCCTCAGTGGCGTCGCGCGGCGGTGTCGCCCAGTGGTGTCGCTTAGCGGCGTGCCTCGAGAATGCTCAGATAGTTGGTCACCGCCGCGCCACCCATGTTGAAGACGCCGGCTGTGCGCGCATTCGGAATCTGCATCTCGCCGGCCTGGCCGCTGACCTGCATCGCCGCCATCACGTGCATCGACACGCCGGTCGCGCCGACCGGATGCCCCTTCGCCTTCAGCCCGCCCGATGCATTCACCGGCAGGCGCCCCTGTTTCGTCGTCACGCCGTCGAGAATCACGCGCGCGCCTTGTCCCGGTTCGGCCAGTCCCATCGCTTCGTATTCGATCAGTTCGGCGATCGTGAAGCAGTCGTGGGTTTCGACCAGCGAGAGATCGTCGAGCGTCATGCCGGCTTGCGCGAGACCTTGCTTCCACGCGAGCCGTGCGCCGTCGAACGCGATCGGATCGCGACGCGAGAGCGGCAGATAGTCGCTGACCTGAACCGTCGCGCGAAACTCGACCGCGTGGCGGGTGCGCCGCGCGATCTCCGGCGACGCGATGATCATGGCTGCCGCGCCGTCGGAGATCATCGAACAGTCGGTGCGTTTCAGCGGGCCGGCCACGAACGGATTTTTCTCCGACGGCGTGCGGCAGAAGTCGTAGCCGAAATCGCGCCGCATATGCGCGTACGGATTCGACACGCCGTTGCGATGGTTCTTCGCGGCGATCGCCGCGAGCGCGTCCGACTGGTCGCCATAGCGGTCGAAATAAGTCTGTGCGAGCTGGCCGAAGATGCCGGCGAAGCCGCCCGGCACGTCCGCTTCCTCGCTCGCGTACGAACACTTCTGCAGCACCTTGCCGACTTCGGCGGTGGGCAGGCTCGTCATCTTCTCGTAGCCGATCACCAGCGCGCAGGCCGAGCGGCCGGAGCGCAGCGCGTCAAGCGCGGAATACACGGCGGCCGAACCGGTCGAGCAGGCGTTTTCGCAGCGCACGGTCGACGTGAAACGCAACTCGGGAATCGCGTTGAAGACAAGCGCGGACGGAAAGTCCTGATAGACGAAACCGCCGTTGAACGTCCCCACGTGAATCGAATCGATCTGGCCGGCTTCGATGCCGGCGTGATCGATCGCGCCGTGCGCGGTGTCGGCAATCATGCGTTCGATGTCGAGCGCGTCGAGTTTGCCGAACGGGATATGGCTCC
The sequence above is a segment of the Paraburkholderia sp. D15 genome. Coding sequences within it:
- a CDS encoding acyl-CoA synthetase, producing MLTTVMNLGNLLTDAARRHPDQPAFIHAGNSTSWDQLNARVDAVAHGLSRLGVGKGDRILVHSRNNLALFESAWIAFKLGAVWVPTNCRITAPEAAYLGESSGAKAMIYEAGFDAHVDAVRAASPALQHVIAIGAPRAGELAYETLACQLDAPPFVACEVDRDDPLWFFYTSGTTGRPKAGVLTHGQMAFVLTNHIADLMPGLSPASRSLVVAPLSHGAGIHAMVNVARAAASVLPASEKLDAEEAWALVQEHRIDNLFTVPTIVKMLTEHESVDRYDHSSLKYVIYAGAPMYREDQKHALRKLGKVLVQYYGLGEVTGNITVLPPALHSADDHADARAGTCGYARTGMEIGILDDEGHRLAPGASGEICVRGPAVFVGYYNNPDANEKAFRHGWFHTGDLGHLDDQGFLYITGRSSDMYISGGSNVYPREVEEAILTHKAVQEVAVVGMPDAKWGEIGVAVVVLREGWGLEEDALLAHLEPRLARYKWPKRCVFWDALPKSAYGKIVKKDIKALLAVPQEASAA
- a CDS encoding acetyl-CoA acetyltransferase, producing MQPTIIGWSHIPFGKLDALDIERMIADTAHGAIDHAGIEAGQIDSIHVGTFNGGFVYQDFPSALVFNAIPELRFTSTVRCENACSTGSAAVYSALDALRSGRSACALVIGYEKMTSLPTAEVGKVLQKCSYASEEADVPGGFAGIFGQLAQTYFDRYGDQSDALAAIAAKNHRNGVSNPYAHMRRDFGYDFCRTPSEKNPFVAGPLKRTDCSMISDGAAAMIIASPEIARRTRHAVEFRATVQVSDYLPLSRRDPIAFDGARLAWKQGLAQAGMTLDDLSLVETHDCFTIAELIEYEAMGLAEPGQGARVILDGVTTKQGRLPVNASGGLKAKGHPVGATGVSMHVMAAMQVSGQAGEMQIPNARTAGVFNMGGAAVTNYLSILEARR